In a genomic window of Quercus lobata isolate SW786 chromosome 4, ValleyOak3.0 Primary Assembly, whole genome shotgun sequence:
- the LOC115987142 gene encoding metal tolerance protein 10-like isoform X1 gives MATDDLRTDSSDYRVELLSPEAAGMVPAAPREPTWQLNMDQFRSAERHMNSNFGCGSFWQTLMRQKKIAAYYKRQEKILKGFDEIDKFTEQGFLPESMTEDEEKQLARGESLAIYASNIANVVIFIAKVFACVESKSLAVIASTLDSLLDLLSGFILWFTSHAMKKPNHHWYPVGKNRMQPVGIVVFASVMATLGLQILFESGRQLLAKTQPERDPMKERWMIGIMISVTVVKFVLMVYCRRFENEIVRAYAQDHFFDVITNAIGLVTAVLAIKFYWWLDPTGAIIIALYTISNWSRTVMENVWSLIGRTAPQEYLAKLTYLIWNHDKEIKHIDTVRAYTFGCNYFVEADIVLPEEMPLGQAHNIGESLQEKIEQLPQVERAFVHVDFETTHKPEHKPKAS, from the exons ATGGCAACTGATGATCTTCGCACAGATTCTTCCGACTACCGGGTTGAGCTTCTATCGCCGGAAGCAGCCGGCATGGTTCCGGCTGCACCAAGGGAGCCAACATGGCAACTCAACATGGATCAGTTTCGGTCGGCAGAGAGGCACATGAATTCCAACTTTGGTTGTGGATCTTTTTGGCAGACATTAA tgaggcaaaaaaaaattgcagcaTACTACAAGAGGCAGGAAAAAATTCTCAAAGGATTTGATGAAATCGACAAATTTACCGAGCAGGGTTTTTTGCCTGAAAGTATGACAGAG gATGAAGAAAAGCAACTTGCTAGGGGTGAGAGTCTGGCAATATATGCATCTAACATAGCTAACGTTGTGATTTTCATTGCAAAAGTGTTTGCTTGTGTTGAGAGTAAATCACTGGCAGTGATAGCTTCCACCTTAGACTCCCTTTTGGATCTTTTATCTGGTTTCATCCTATGGTTTACTTCTCATGCTATGAAAAAACCAAATCACCATTGGTATCCTGTTGGAAAGAACCGAATGCAACCTGTG GGCATTGTTGTTTTTGCATCAGTAATGGCGACACTTGGATTACAAATATTGTTCGAATCAGGTCGACAACTCCTTGCAAAA ACTCAGCCTGAAAGGGACCCCATGAAAGAAAGATGGATGATAGGAATTATGATCTCAGTCACAGTAGTAAAATTTGTGCTCATGGTATACTGTCGCAGATTCGAAAATGAAATTGTTAGGGCATATGCTCAAGACCATTTCTTCGATGTGATCACCAACGCAATCGGTCTAGTAACAGCAGTTTTGGCTATCAAATTCTACTGGTGGCTCGATCCTACTGGTGCTATCATT ATAGCTTTATACACAATTAGTAATTGGTCAAGGACTGTGATGGAGAATGTATGGTCACTAATTGGGAGGACAGCCCCGCAAGAGTATTTAGCAAAGCTAACATATCTCATTTGGAACCATGACAAGGAGATTAAGCACATTGACACAGTTAGAGCATACACATTTGGGTGTAACTACTTTGTTGAGGCTGACATAGTTTTACCAGAGGAGATGCCCCTTGGTCAAGCACATAATATTGGGGAGAGCCTTCAAGAGAAGATTGAACaactcccccaagttgaacgaGCATTTGTTCATGTGGATTTTGAAACAACTCACAAGCCAGAACACAAGCCAAAGGCTTCATAA
- the LOC115987142 gene encoding metal tolerance protein 10-like isoform X2 has translation MVPAAPREPTWQLNMDQFRSAERHMNSNFGCGSFWQTLMRQKKIAAYYKRQEKILKGFDEIDKFTEQGFLPESMTEDEEKQLARGESLAIYASNIANVVIFIAKVFACVESKSLAVIASTLDSLLDLLSGFILWFTSHAMKKPNHHWYPVGKNRMQPVGIVVFASVMATLGLQILFESGRQLLAKTQPERDPMKERWMIGIMISVTVVKFVLMVYCRRFENEIVRAYAQDHFFDVITNAIGLVTAVLAIKFYWWLDPTGAIIIALYTISNWSRTVMENVWSLIGRTAPQEYLAKLTYLIWNHDKEIKHIDTVRAYTFGCNYFVEADIVLPEEMPLGQAHNIGESLQEKIEQLPQVERAFVHVDFETTHKPEHKPKAS, from the exons ATGGTTCCGGCTGCACCAAGGGAGCCAACATGGCAACTCAACATGGATCAGTTTCGGTCGGCAGAGAGGCACATGAATTCCAACTTTGGTTGTGGATCTTTTTGGCAGACATTAA tgaggcaaaaaaaaattgcagcaTACTACAAGAGGCAGGAAAAAATTCTCAAAGGATTTGATGAAATCGACAAATTTACCGAGCAGGGTTTTTTGCCTGAAAGTATGACAGAG gATGAAGAAAAGCAACTTGCTAGGGGTGAGAGTCTGGCAATATATGCATCTAACATAGCTAACGTTGTGATTTTCATTGCAAAAGTGTTTGCTTGTGTTGAGAGTAAATCACTGGCAGTGATAGCTTCCACCTTAGACTCCCTTTTGGATCTTTTATCTGGTTTCATCCTATGGTTTACTTCTCATGCTATGAAAAAACCAAATCACCATTGGTATCCTGTTGGAAAGAACCGAATGCAACCTGTG GGCATTGTTGTTTTTGCATCAGTAATGGCGACACTTGGATTACAAATATTGTTCGAATCAGGTCGACAACTCCTTGCAAAA ACTCAGCCTGAAAGGGACCCCATGAAAGAAAGATGGATGATAGGAATTATGATCTCAGTCACAGTAGTAAAATTTGTGCTCATGGTATACTGTCGCAGATTCGAAAATGAAATTGTTAGGGCATATGCTCAAGACCATTTCTTCGATGTGATCACCAACGCAATCGGTCTAGTAACAGCAGTTTTGGCTATCAAATTCTACTGGTGGCTCGATCCTACTGGTGCTATCATT ATAGCTTTATACACAATTAGTAATTGGTCAAGGACTGTGATGGAGAATGTATGGTCACTAATTGGGAGGACAGCCCCGCAAGAGTATTTAGCAAAGCTAACATATCTCATTTGGAACCATGACAAGGAGATTAAGCACATTGACACAGTTAGAGCATACACATTTGGGTGTAACTACTTTGTTGAGGCTGACATAGTTTTACCAGAGGAGATGCCCCTTGGTCAAGCACATAATATTGGGGAGAGCCTTCAAGAGAAGATTGAACaactcccccaagttgaacgaGCATTTGTTCATGTGGATTTTGAAACAACTCACAAGCCAGAACACAAGCCAAAGGCTTCATAA